One Candidatus Limnocylindrales bacterium genomic window, TGCGCTCGGGCATGGCGTCCAGCACCTCCAGGACGCGGCGGTCCACGAGCGAGAAGTCTCCGGTGTCGAGCGGAATGTCCAGATAGGAGACGTGGTGGAGTATCCAGTAGAACGTCTTGTAGGCGGCGCGTTTGACCACGCCTTCCTTGCGCTTCTGGCGAACCGCGTAGACGACCTCGTAGCCTTCGCGCCAGCGGGCGATCAGCGCCGGTAGAACTTCGGGCGGGTCCTGCAGATCGCCGTCCATGGCGATGACCGCCCTGCCGGTGGCGTGGTCGAGGCCGCAGGTCAGCGCCGTCTGGTGCCCGAAGTTGCGCGAGAAGCTGATGGCCTTGAAGCGCGTGTCGCGTCGATGAAACTCGCGCAGCATCTGCTCGCTGCGGTCACTGCTGCCGTCGTTGACGAAGATGACCTCCCAGCTCTCGCCGGTCTGCTCGAGCACCGGCCGGATGCGCGCGTACAGCGTCTCCAGCGTCTCCTCTTCGTTGAAGATGGGGATGACCACCGAGATCGTCGGCGTCTCCTCTGCTTGCCCCACCGCGTTGCTCCTTTCCACGATCGGATTTCCCCCTGCCCCGCTCATGCCGCTGCCGCTACGCCCGCCGTCACCGACCGATAGATCGGCGCCAGGCGCGCGAGCAGCGCCTCCCACGTCAGCGACGTCAGGTAGGTTCTTCTGGCCTCAGCTCCCAAGGCTTCCACCAGAGCGGGGTCGCCGGCGCAGCGAGCGATGGCGCCGGCGAGCGCGGCGGCATCGTCGTCCGCGACGACCAGGCCGTCGACGCCGTGCCGGATCAGCTTGGACCCGCAGCCGGCCACGATCACGGCCTTGCCAGCGCTCATGTAGTTCAGAAGCTTGATAGGATAGCCGGATCCGAGGCGTCTCGGTAGCGCAAGAACGTCGCAGGCCCCCACCACTGCGCGAGCCTCGGCATAGCCGCATACCTCGAGCAGCCGGACCTCGTCGCCCAGGCCGCGCGCGCGAGCGGCCTTTTCCAGCAATCTGGCGCTCTGATGGGAGGCGATGACCAGGCGGACGCGGCGTGGCAGGGAGGCCTGCCGGCCCAGCTCCACCGCCGCGTCCAGAAGAAGGAGAAGGTTCTGATAGGCGTCCAGGTTGCCGCAGTAGCCGACGACCAGCTCCTCGGGCGCCGCCCCGATGCGCCGGCGCGCCGCCGCATCGGACGGCTGCGGCCCGTCGTCGCACACCGCCGGCGGCAGCACGGAGAGGCGGCCCTTCGCGCACCCGGCTTCCACAAGCCTGGCCGCGCTGTACTCACACAACGCAATGGCGTGATCGGCCCGCCGCGGGATCGCCCGATCCAGGGCGCGGCCCACCCGTCGTGCCAGCGCCTGCGACCATGGGGCTTCGAAGTACGTCTCCAACTCGTCCCCGAGCAGATTGTGGCTGTGGTAGATGACCGGAACGCCCGTTGCGGCTCGCGCCACGAGCGCTGCGGCCGCGGCCTCGTAGTTGTGCGCGTGGACGACGTCGATGCGCGCGCTGCGCGACAGATCGATCAGCGCCTTGGCCAGCATCGCATCCAGCACCGGCTTGAGCGGCGTCGGACCCGACCGTGCCGAATCGTCGCCGGGAAGGCGGCGGATGCGATGGTGGCGATATCCGCGATCGAGAACACGGTAGCCCTGCCCATAGGTGAGCAGATGAACCTCGTGACCCTGGCTGACCAGCGCATCGGCCATCTGCCCCACGAAAACCTGCGATCCTTGCGGAGACGGGAATGGGCAGGCAGCGACAAGGGCGATGCGAAGCGCGCCGGCGCCCTGCGGAGAAGTCGAGGTCACGGCAGATATCCGAGCGCCCGCAGCCGCTGCTCGACCTCGCGCTCCTCTTCCGCCGAATAGGCCACGTCTGCTGCGCAGTCCTCCCAGGCCTGCCCGCTTTCGAGCGTGCTGCCGGGCTGCGCCAGGGCGCGTCCTTCCATGAAGGGCGACGGCGCCACACCCGCCATCGCAAGGGCGGTGACGCCGCAGTCGGCCAGGGTGCAGCGCTCGCGCGACGAAGCAGCGGATATCGGCGGCCCGCACAGAAGGCCGATGCCGGTGGGGCGATGCATTCCGCTGGTGGCGTTGCCCTTGGCGCCGCTGGTCTCGCCGCTTCGAAGGCGCCGCAGCCACGCCCGCTCCTGTCCGCCTCGGCTTGCGATCGCGCAGTAGGAGTAGCCGTCCGGCTCGCGCAGCTCGAGAACGAGGTCGGGCACCTGGTGCGCATACGGACCGGCGCACACCTCCTCGCGCCGGCGCACCCTACGCACGACAGCGCCGCCGTCGAAGGGATCGCGCAGAGCCAGCAGCGCCTGCGAAAGCCGCCCGATCACGTGCTCCGCTTCGTGCGGCGCGACGATTCCGGCCGGCTCGCGACCGGCAAGGTTGAGCCAGATCGACGGATGATACGGCAGCTCCTCGCTGTAGGCGCTGGTGGCGCTCCAGTCGATGCCGGTAAGGCGCCAGGCCGACTCCAGCCGTGCGGCCAGGCGCGGCATCGCGCCAAGCAGCGGCGCCTGCCACGGCTGCGGCACGGCCGACAACGCCGTGCGCCGCAGCGCGCCCGCAAGACGCGCCCCCGCGGCGACGCGGGCAAAGCTCAGGAAGCCGGCATCGGCAAGGACACGGTTCCACGCGATGGCGCGGTCGGAGGCCCCGCCGCAGCCGTGATCGGAGAGCAGCAGTACGGTGCAGTCGTCGCCGGCCGCGGCCATCAGCTCGGCGAGTCCGCGATCGAGTGCGCGATAGACCTCCTCGATGGCGGCAGCCGGCCCCTCGCCGCGATGTCGCGGCGAAGATTCGTCGTGGAACTGCCAGAAGTGGTGCGCGACGGTGTCGCTCTCCATGTAGTGAACGGCGAAGACGTCGAAGCTGCGCTCGCGCAGCAGCTCGCTGACGATGCGCGTGCGCAGCGCGACGTTCGCGAGCAGGCGCTCCAGCGTTCGCTCGTGCCAGCCTGGGCCGATGCGCGTCTGCGGCACCGCCTCCACCGCCAGCGCGCCGTGACGCGCGACGATCGTGTCGGCCAGCGAAGGCGGGTGACAGAAGCCGCGCGCCTGGCTCGCGCCGAGCGGCGTATCGAAGCCGCACACTTCGATCTCGCAGACCCGCTCGGCCGGATAGGTGGCAGGCATCGCATAGACGCCGACCCGGCATCCGGCCGCGGCCATCTGGCGCCAGATCGTCGGCAGGCGCCGATGCGTCGAATTCAGGAACTTCACGCCGTAGGAGCCGGCGCGGCGCGCGGTGAAGTCGGTGATGCCGTGCATGCCCGGGCCGGCCGCGGTCATGAACGTGGTCCATGCGGGAAAGGTCACGGGCGGAACCGTCGACTCGACGTCGAACGTGCGGCCGCGCTCGGCCAGTGCCGCCAGCGTCGGCATCGCGCCGGCTGCCATGAAACGGTCCGCCAGCGGCCAGGCGGCGCCGTCCCAGCCGACGATGAGCAGCATGCCTACTCCGCGTACCCCAGCGACCGCAGCTTTTCCTTGGCGGCAGGGTCGATGGCTCCGCTCTCGCCGGCCACGGCGCGAGCCGCCGCCATCTGCTTGAGCGCATCCAGCGTGCTGCGCAGCTCGGCGACCACGTCGGGATGATCGGCGGCGACGTTGCGGGTCTCGCCCGGATCGGCCGCGATGTCGTAGAGTTCGACCGGGGCGAGGCCGCGGGGATTGCCTTCGTTGGCGGTGATGAGCTTCCAGCGCTCGGTGCGCACTGAATGCAGGATGTTCCCCTCGTGGTCCTCTTCGGCGAACAGCGCCTGCGGGACCGGCGTCTGCGAGAACAGGTCGCGGCCCTGAAAGGCCTCGGGAATGGAGACGCCCGAAGCGGCCAGGATCGTCGGCGCGACGTCGAGGAGCTGCGCCCACGTCTTGATGCGCGTGCCGGGCTTGACCGCCGCCTGCGCGCTCTTGGGCAGCTTGACCAGCAGCGGCACGTGCATCTCGGTGTCGTACAGCGTGGTGCCGTGCCACCAGCCCTTGTGCTCGTAGAACTCCTCGCCGTGATCGGCCACCAGCACGATGGTCGTGTTGTCGTAGACGCCCGAGGCCTGGAGCGCCTCGATCAGATTGGCGATGAAGCGATCCATGTAGACGATGTTGTCCGCGTACAGCTTCATCATGCGGTCGCGCTGCGAGGGATCCGGGTGCGGTGTGTCCACGCGAGCGATGGCGTTGCCGTTGTAGGGGATCTCGAAATACGGATCGTGTGGATCCATGTAGTGGATGACGGTGAAGAACGGCTCGCGTGAGTTGCGGTCGAGCCACGGCAGCGCGCCGCCGTTGACCGTCTGCGCATCCTGGTAGTAGTTCTGCACCCACTTCTGCTTGGAGAAGAAGCGCTCGCGCACCAGGCGAATGCCGCTGTAGAAGGACAGCTTGGAACCCGAGTCGGTGGCGCCGAAGAAGAACGCCGGCGACAGGTAGTAGTATTCCTGGAATCCCTGCTGGAACTGGAACGAAGGCGCCACGTTGATGTTGGTGACGTAGCCGACGGTGCGGTAGCCGGCCTCGCGCATCGCCTCTGCCACCGTGGTGACGCCCTCGGGCAGCAGGTCGGTCTTGTACATGACCTTGTGCGAGCTCGGATAAAGCGAGGTCATGATGGTCGCCACCGACGGCCGCGTCCACGACGAGTTCGTGTACGCCTTCTCGAACAGTACGCCGTCGGACGCCAGACGGTCCATTCCCGGCGTCTTGATGCCCGTGAGCTTGTAGGCGCCGACGTGGTCGGCGCGCAGCGTGTCGGCGATGATCAGGATCGCATTTGCACCCTGCGCCGTACCGGCCTCGGGCGTCGGCGGTGAGGGAATCGCGACCGCGTTGAGCAGGAACGTCGCGCCCGCGCCGACACCGACGAGCACGCCGCCGACCAGAAGAGACGCCAGGATCGGCGCGCCGCTGCGGGCGATGCGCAGCACGAATCGGCGCACCAGCCAGAAGACCAGGATCGCGCCGATGAGCAGCCCGACATGGACGATGATGCCTTGCGCGCTCCCGATCGGCAGGTTTTCGGCGAACACGTCGCGCACGATGCGGAAGCGCGCCACCGCCAGCCCAAGCAGCGCCGCGACGGTGCCGGCACAGAAGCCGGCCGAGGCCGCGCTGTCTCGTGCCAGGAAAGGAAGGATGACCGTGCCGAGACCGGCCCCGCCGCCGATGGCGGTGCCGATCAACCCGTAGGAGATGGCGCCGAAAAGGAACACGCCGAACTCTTCGGCGCCGCCGCCGAGGGCCACCACGACTGCTTCGACCAGGCCAACGAGCGCGCCGCCAATGAAGCCGCCGATGGCGCCGGCGATGATCTTGCGCAGTGCCTGCATCGTCTACTTGCCTCCCGGTGCAGCGATGGCCAGTGCCTTGCCGTCGTAGCCGGTGGGCACCTCCACGCCGAGAAGGGTCAGGATCGTGGGCGCCAGGTCGCCGATGGCCGGGGCCGCCGCGTCGATCTTTCTGTTGCTGATCAGGATGCCCTCGGTGATCGAGGTCTGGGTGGTGGCGTGGTCGCCGCTCCACTTCTTCTCGTTGTTCTCGAACAAACCTTCGGGTGCGCCGCCCAGCGGCGTGGCCGACGAGACGCGGTAGCCCGAGACCATGCCGATCTGAAGATCCTGCGCATCGGCCAGGCGCTCGCCCTTCCAGACTTCCTTGGCCAGGTAGACCTCGGCCACCACCGGCTGGCCCGTGTCGGGATCGAGGACCCGCTTGAGCTTGTCCGCGATCTCGCGCGCCAGTGCGTCGTACTCGGCGCCCGGCGCCACGATGCCCTTGCCGTCGCGCCCCTTGACGTTGAGATAGATGCCGCCGACCCCGAGCGCATAGGCGCGCGTCTTGGACCAGTCGACGTCCTGCAGGAACTTGCGGTCCGTCGACTTGGCGCCGCCCTTGAGCGTCATGAACCCTTCCTGGACCAGCCACGTGTTGACGTTGAAGCCTCGCTTCCAGCTGTGGAAGCCGTGATCCGAGAGGATCAGCAGAACGTCTTCCGGCTTCATCTTCGAGCGCACCTTGCCGATGATCTCGTCCATTCGCAGGTAGGTCTTCTGGATCGAGTCCCCGTACTTGGCGGCCAGCGCCGCGTCGTACTTCGGATGCGACGGATCCATGAGGCGGAACATCATGTGCGCCGTGCGGTCGGTCTCGACGAAGACCGAGATGAAGAGGTCGGCGTTCTTCTCCTCGAGCTCGCGCAACGTGATGGTCTCCGTCTCAGCGAACGTGTCCCAGACGTCCTGCATGAACGCCTCGTCGTCGATGCGCTCCTCGTTCAGGCCCCACGTCTCGTGGTTCCAGCCCACGGTCTTGAAGTCGCCGACGGCCGAATGCAGATCGGC contains:
- a CDS encoding glycosyltransferase family 2 protein; translation: MGQAEETPTISVVIPIFNEEETLETLYARIRPVLEQTGESWEVIFVNDGSSDRSEQMLREFHRRDTRFKAISFSRNFGHQTALTCGLDHATGRAVIAMDGDLQDPPEVLPALIARWREGYEVVYAVRQKRKEGVVKRAAYKTFYWILHHVSYLDIPLDTGDFSLVDRRVLEVLDAMPERNRFVRGLRTWAGFRQIGYEYARDARFAGHSKYSFGKLLKLAFDGLVSYSYVPLRLVSNIGLLVSASTLGYMGYLLLARLFGDVTIKGWTSTVVIVLFLGGIQLLSLGVIGEYVGRIFEEVKQRPHYIVRDRIGLPAAGAVARRP
- a CDS encoding glycosyltransferase family 4 protein; its protein translation is MTSTSPQGAGALRIALVAACPFPSPQGSQVFVGQMADALVSQGHEVHLLTYGQGYRVLDRGYRHHRIRRLPGDDSARSGPTPLKPVLDAMLAKALIDLSRSARIDVVHAHNYEAAAAALVARAATGVPVIYHSHNLLGDELETYFEAPWSQALARRVGRALDRAIPRRADHAIALCEYSAARLVEAGCAKGRLSVLPPAVCDDGPQPSDAAARRRIGAAPEELVVGYCGNLDAYQNLLLLLDAAVELGRQASLPRRVRLVIASHQSARLLEKAARARGLGDEVRLLEVCGYAEARAVVGACDVLALPRRLGSGYPIKLLNYMSAGKAVIVAGCGSKLIRHGVDGLVVADDDAAALAGAIARCAGDPALVEALGAEARRTYLTSLTWEALLARLAPIYRSVTAGVAAAA
- a CDS encoding alkaline phosphatase family protein → MLLIVGWDGAAWPLADRFMAAGAMPTLAALAERGRTFDVESTVPPVTFPAWTTFMTAAGPGMHGITDFTARRAGSYGVKFLNSTHRRLPTIWRQMAAAGCRVGVYAMPATYPAERVCEIEVCGFDTPLGASQARGFCHPPSLADTIVARHGALAVEAVPQTRIGPGWHERTLERLLANVALRTRIVSELLRERSFDVFAVHYMESDTVAHHFWQFHDESSPRHRGEGPAAAIEEVYRALDRGLAELMAAAGDDCTVLLLSDHGCGGASDRAIAWNRVLADAGFLSFARVAAGARLAGALRRTALSAVPQPWQAPLLGAMPRLAARLESAWRLTGIDWSATSAYSEELPYHPSIWLNLAGREPAGIVAPHEAEHVIGRLSQALLALRDPFDGGAVVRRVRRREEVCAGPYAHQVPDLVLELREPDGYSYCAIASRGGQERAWLRRLRSGETSGAKGNATSGMHRPTGIGLLCGPPISAASSRERCTLADCGVTALAMAGVAPSPFMEGRALAQPGSTLESGQAWEDCAADVAYSAEEEREVEQRLRALGYLP
- a CDS encoding sulfatase, whose protein sequence is MQALRKIIAGAIGGFIGGALVGLVEAVVVALGGGAEEFGVFLFGAISYGLIGTAIGGGAGLGTVILPFLARDSAASAGFCAGTVAALLGLAVARFRIVRDVFAENLPIGSAQGIIVHVGLLIGAILVFWLVRRFVLRIARSGAPILASLLVGGVLVGVGAGATFLLNAVAIPSPPTPEAGTAQGANAILIIADTLRADHVGAYKLTGIKTPGMDRLASDGVLFEKAYTNSSWTRPSVATIMTSLYPSSHKVMYKTDLLPEGVTTVAEAMREAGYRTVGYVTNINVAPSFQFQQGFQEYYYLSPAFFFGATDSGSKLSFYSGIRLVRERFFSKQKWVQNYYQDAQTVNGGALPWLDRNSREPFFTVIHYMDPHDPYFEIPYNGNAIARVDTPHPDPSQRDRMMKLYADNIVYMDRFIANLIEALQASGVYDNTTIVLVADHGEEFYEHKGWWHGTTLYDTEMHVPLLVKLPKSAQAAVKPGTRIKTWAQLLDVAPTILAASGVSIPEAFQGRDLFSQTPVPQALFAEEDHEGNILHSVRTERWKLITANEGNPRGLAPVELYDIAADPGETRNVAADHPDVVAELRSTLDALKQMAAARAVAGESGAIDPAAKEKLRSLGYAE